A segment of the Entomomonas moraniae genome:
GTCCTCCTTTAGATTACCCCAAAGCACGAATCTATGGTAGCCAAACGGCAAAAGTGGTTGGGCCTAAGGGAGAAGAGATTTACTGTGATAAATACGGCAGTGTAAAAGTTCAATTCCCTTGGGATCGTGAGGGGCAGTTTGATGAAAATTCAAGCTGTTGGGTGCGTGTAGGTAGTAGCTGGGCACATAAAGGCTATGGAACTTTTACTATCCCGCGGATTAATATGGAAGTTTTAATCACTTATCTAGAAGGTGATCCTGACCAACCTGTGATAACTGGTTGTATTAACAATGGGGTAAATACTCAAGCAGAATCAATGCCAGCCAATAAAACTAAAACAGGATTTAAAACTAATAGTTCACCCGGTGGCGGTGGATCTAATGAATTCACGCTTGAAGATAAAAAAGGTGAAGAGCTCGTTTTTATTCATGCTCAGAAAGATATGACTTCTGTTATTGAAAATAATGAAACGATGAGGGTTGGTGTAAATCGTGTCAAAACAATTGGTCAAGATGAAGTAGCTACAATGGGGCGAAATCGTTTAAGAGTAGTGAAAGAAAATGATACTTTAAAAGTAGGTGTTAATAAAAATGACCATATAGCCGATACTTATTATGTAGGAGTCGGTACCCATTTGAAATTAGAATGTGGAAAAACAGTGGTAGAACTCCATGCTAATGGTAAATTAAATATTACCTGTGAAGAGTTTAATATTACTGCTAAACAAACAGGAAAAATTAATACAATCGAAAGTGTGTTAGACCTTAATATGGTAGGGAAGGCGGCGGCTCTTGATGCTGTGGGCGTTGATAATCAAACGATTAAAAAAGATGTCGATAGCCATTTCGGTGGTGGTTCTGGAGGTCAAGAAGGTAGTACAGTAGAGCAAGATCAACAAACTGCCAATATTCATCAAAGTCAGTTGAATGAAGCTGGTGTAACAGAGTCTAGCTCTAAACCTCCAGCTAACTCAAATACATTACCTCCTACAGCAAATCTACTACCTGCAACTATACCAGCAACTGTTGCTGATGCACCAAAAGAGGTTAATTTATCAAGTATGCAGGGTGCTTTTGATCAACTTTGGGGAAATAGCTTTCCAGGTGGCAAGAGTCAAGAGTTTGGTGGAACTTTTGTTAAAGATACAACAACAGGTGAATATTCTATAATTAATACCAAAGGAGGCACAACAGGTTCATTTGCCCCTGATTTGAATGTTCCTACTGGTAAAGAAGTAGCAGGCATTTTCCATACTCATCCTTATGATGCTACAGAGGGAGGGTATACTGGTGTTTCATTAAGTGGTGGTGATGCAGGGTATTTAATTAATCAAAAACATTCAATAATGGTAGCTCAAAGTGGAACAGACCAATTTATGTATATGCGTACGGCGGCTACCCCCACAAGTATTGATGCAATAAAGCTAAATAATGATCAAAATACTCGTATGGGAGAGTTAATAGCTACGGGTAAATCGTTTAGTGAAGCATCTAAACAAGCAGCTCAAGAGACAGCGAAAATGCAAGGGCTTGCCTATTATGAGGGTTCTGGTGGTAAATTTACGTTGGTTTCACCTTGATCTTATTGAGCAAAAGGGTTCTATATTATGAAATGTCAAGAAATTAAAATAATTGAAAATCAACAAATGCAAGTTGAACAATATATTTCCACTGAGAAATTTGAACAAGCCATTACATTGCTAAATGAATGTATTGAGGAAATTGGTGATAACTACTTTTCAGAGACTTCGCTTGATAGTACAGGTATGAAATTGGTTTTAGCAAATGCAGAAGAGCAAAAAGGTAACTTACAAACTGCAGCAAATTTAAAAAATAATGTACTAAAAGCAAGAATTGAATTAGTTAAACAAAATCTTCAATGTAATTAAGAGTAAACTTTATGGATTATATTCCTGTAGATCAATATATAAATATGAATTTACATGTTAAATCTGTAGTGGCAGTAGCAAATACTGTAACTTCAGTTTGTAATAGCATAGAAGAGATAACTATTAGTTTTGAAAAAGCGAAAGGATATATTACTGATAAAGAGTTTAAAAAAGCTATTAGTTTGTTTGATGATGGTATTAAAAAAATCGGTAATCAATATTATTCTACAGATATTCAAGATGATACTGGAATGAAATTGATTCTAGCAAATGCAGAAGAAAAGAAAGGTAATTTAGAGCGTGCAGCTTACTTAAAACGTAATGTATTGGAAGCCCGTATACAAATATTTAACACTTTAAATCAATGTAACAAAATAACCAGTCAAACAGAAACCATTAAGTATATTGGTAAAGCATGGATGGAGAATAACAGAGAAGTTGTTTTGCAGCTATTTTTACAAGAAAATAATGGAGCTTTAGGACAAGCTATCTTACGTTGTAAACCAGATGACCCTCAATATAATGAGGTATTAAAACATTTAAAAGGGCTTAATCAAGGTGAACGAAAAGTTGTATTACCTTGGCTTGATGCTAAAGCGCTTATTTAATTAATCATGGTAAATATACAAAAAGGGATTGAGTTGTGAATTATATAACAAACGAATTGCTGATAGGGTTACCGAATGACTCTCCTCAAGATATGAGCCTTAATATGTTGTGGTTCAAAGACAGAGGAACAAATTTGGTTATAGCTCGTGGTGATATAGAGCCAAATAACACGCTGGAAAATACCTATAAAAACCAATTAAAAAAATTATCTCAACAAGTTAAAGTGATTAAATGTACTGATCCTAAAGAGTCAGTTGCTGGTACAGCGAAGGATATTAAAGGCTATGAAATAATGACAGACTTTATTCGTGGCCCAGAACATTCTTATCAGTACCAGTTTGTATGCCAAATACCTGCGACTCAAAGAATGTTAGCTATTACCTACTCAAAAACAAGCCCATTAACAGAACAAGATACCGCTCATTGGCAAGAAATAAAAGATAACTTAAGTTTTGCTTAAGTTATCCATTAGGAAATAGAGCCCATTTCAAGGAAAAGACTCATATGGCAGATAAAGTTAAAGCAGCAAGAAAACTTGATCCTATCATTCACACTTCAGTATGGGCTGAAATCTTTAGTGCCGTAGCACAGGCTGTTGTTTATGCGGCAGCCACTGCCGCTTTGGTAGCAGCTGCTCCTTGTGCCCTTGTGGCCGCGGTAGGCGCAACTGCCGTAGCTGTTGGTGCGGGTCTAATGTTAGGGGCTGCTACGAGCCTAATTCCTGTCGGTGATAAAAGTATAGCTGAACACCTCAGTGATGGGTGCGATGCTGTGGGGGATTTTCTTTTTCCTCCAGAAGAAAAGGGAGTGATTGCGGAAGGTTCATTTGATACCAATACCAATAGTTTAAAGTCTGCCAGAGCTGCTGGATATCAGATTGAAGATGTTCCTGATGAAAAACCTCAAAAACCAGGGGCTTTAGAAACACTCGGTGGTTTATTGGTTGGCCTAACTCCTTATGGTTGGTATCAACAAATTGATACTATTGTTAACCCTCCAATGGTTGCTCAGGCCAACCCCGGCACTGAACCTGCCCCCAATGATAAAGTCTTATGCCAACGCCATCCACCTATGCCAGAGCAATATATAGCAGAGGGTTCAAGAGAAGTATTCATTAATAGCCAACCAGCAGCAAGAGATAGCGAGAGAACAACTTGTGATGCTACTATTAATAAAGATGCCCCTGCACCCAATGTGAAAATATCTACAGATGTACGTATGGGCGGCGACTCCATTATTGTTCGTGATATTCACAGTGGCAAAAATAAAATTGGGCAAATTGCAGGTATCATTATCGGCATATTAATTAGCCGGCGCTTCGCCGGTAGACGCTGTGCGGGTAATCCTGTTTCTGTTTCTACAGGAGCTAAAATTCAAAATGGTGAAGAAGATTTAGATTTTTCACTACCAGGTATGATTCCTATCACTTGGCAACGTAGCTATAGTACAGAGAATATTGCTACTAATGGTCTTTTTGGAGCAGGTTGGAGTGTTTTTTACGAAGTAGCTATAGAGCGTGTACCTCATCCAGAAGGCGGTGATTTATCAGTTTATATTAATCAAGATAGTGAACGCTTAGAGCTAGGCAGACTTAAAACAGGAGATAATTTCGTTAGTATTCTGGATGGGCTTAGTTTTTTTGAATTAGGCGCAGGAATAACAGCTGTTGAAGATATTAATACAGGGTTATACCAGATTTTTGAAGTTGATCCAACCAATGCAAAACGATCACGTTTAGTGCGTTTAGGTGATCGTAATCAAAATCAACTTAATTTATTTTACGATGAACAAGGCCGTTTAGAATTTTTAAAAGATCCATTCAATAATCTAACAATAGGTTTAAATTATCAAGGCAAACATCAACAACGTGTAACATCTATCGAACGTCTCTATTTTAATAAAACAAACCTAGAGCTTATTGAGAATGCTGAATTACTAGTTAGCTATGATTATACTGAGGCAGGTGATCTTAGTGAGGTTAAAGATCCTGTAGGTCAAGTAATACGACGTTTTACTTACAATAAAGAACGTTATATGACTAGCCATACTTTACCTACTGGGGCAACTCGCTATTATGAATGGTCATTTTTTGAAGTACCTGAAAAAAGACCACAACCAACATTAGCAGATGGCACACCTTATACCCTGCCCCCTCTATTAGAGCCTCAAGCAACACACGAATGGCGTGTTGTACGACATTGGGGAGATGAGGGAGAGGAGTATAGCTTCCAGTATGACTTAGAAAAGGGTGAAACACGTGTTATTGATAATATTGGTAGAGAGGATATTTACCAATGGGGGGCATTATATGAAGTCACTAAACATATAGATCCATTGGGTAATTGTTGGTGCCATGAAATGGTAGCGGGCCAATTACAAAAAATGACAGATCCCCAAGGTGGTGAATGGTCCTATAGTTATGATGAAATTGGTCGATTAATAGAAACCAAAGATCCTTTAGGGCGAAGTGAACATACCACTTTTATGGAGCATTGGGCACTTCCCTTAGTTATTACTGACATTGCTGGAAATAAAACCTTTTTTAAATATGATGATAAAGGCAATCTACTGAGCGAAAAAGATCCACTAGGCTATAAAACAGCTTATCAATATGATCTACAAGGTAGAGTTGTCCGTATAACAGATGCGATTAATAAAAATAAATACCTCTTTTGGAATGAATACAGCCAGCTGATTAAATACCGTGATTGTTCAAACTCAGAAAGTCATTACCATTATGATAAACGGGGCTACTTAACGGAAAGTATCAATGCACGGGGTGAAACTATCCAGTACCACTACAATAACTGCGGTTATTTAGTACAAACTACTTTACCTGACGGACGAGTGGAGAAATATCTACGCAACAAAATAGGTTTACTGACGAGTTATATTGACCCTGCGGATAAAAGTACTTCATATCAATATGACCTAAGTGGTCGAGTGATTGGACGCCAAGATGCTCAAGGGCGTTTAGTCCGTTTTGCTTATGATCCTTATGGTCGTTTAGCCAATTTAACCAACGAAAATAATGAAAGTTATAGTTTTGAATGGGATGCATTAGATCGCCTTACGGTACAACATGAACTGGATGGAGGCGCAAGATGTTACCACTATAATGCAGTAGATGATGTAATAGGGGTTGATTACCTACCCTCACCGATTGATGAACAAAAAAAGTTAAAATTTAAAGCTGCGAATGATGAGCAGGGGCTAGCAGTAGAAAACCTAGAGAGTATACCTATTCGTCATCGCTTAGAAAGAGACATACTCGGTCGCTTAATTAAAAAGTTTACGGACGATGGCGTTACGCAGTATAACTACAATAAACTTGATCAAATCACAGCCATTACCTTTACGGATAAGCAAGGCAATAAGCAAAGTCTAAATTACAACTATGATAAGTTAGGGCAACTGATTGAGGAAGTTAATACTGCAGGTAGTTTAAAGTATTCCTATGATGAGCTTGGTAATATTGAGCAAATAACCTTACCAGACAATAGACAACTTAACCACCTTTACTATGGTAGCGGTCATCTTCACCAAATTAACTTAAATGGCCTAGTCGTTACGGACTTTGAGCGTGATAGCCTGCATCAAGAAGTGCTACGTACTCAAGGTCGTTTACACACGCGTACCCGTTATGATTCATCTGGTCGCCTTGCTCAAAAACAAATTCACTACCATAATGGCCCTAGGGAACAAGTACCCCTATTACAAAAAGAATACCAATATGATGCCAGTGACAACCTAATTATTCAACGGCTCACTCAAACTCAACGGGTAAAACCCTTCACAGCAACGAAACAAACGGAACAAGCAGACCAATTAAGCCAAAAAATAGCAAAAGAGCCCAGCTATACTCAACAAGTCAATAACAGTGAAGACATTATTGGTCGTTTTTATGCTTTTAATGCCGCCAACGATGACAATGCTTCTCGTGTTATGCAACTGAGTAATATTGGTAAAAGTCATCAACTTACTCAATATTATAACTACGATAGCACAGGCCGTATCCAGCAAAGCTATCAACGTACTGAGCAAGGCCAAAGTACTAACTATGAAACACTACAATACGATGCGGCGGCTAACTTATTAAGCCCAGAAGCCACCCAAGGCTATATCAAATATAACCGTATTCATGTTTACCAAGATAAACGCTATAGTTATGACAGATTTGGCCGCCTAGCCGAAAAACGTATTGCCCAACATACAGTACAACAATTTAAATACGATGCAGAACACCGCATTATAGAAATTAAACAAACAGAACGTGGCCAAAGTAAATATATAAAATTTAAATATGATCTATTGGGTCGTCGTATAGAAAAAGCTACTTATTTAGAAAGTAACTTACAACAACCGATAGCTAAAACGGAATTTCAATGGCAGGGTATGCGTTTACTTAAAGAAATTCAAAACGGTTTACCTAGTTTATATATTTATGAAAGTCTTTTTAGCTATGAGCCTCTAGCTCGTATAGATGGAGAAATAGATAAAGAAAAAATTAATTACTTCCATACTAGTCTGGCAGGATTACCAGAACAACTAACAGATATTCATGGTAATACTATTTGGCAAGCTGATTATGAAGTATGGGGTAATAGTAAAACTGAGTGGCATGATAATCGAAGTAATTTTACTCAAAACTTACGTTATCAGGGACAATATTTAGATAGAGAAACAGGTTTACATTATAATACCTTTAGGTATTATGACCCTGATGTAGGTAGATTTACTCAGCCTGATCCGATAGGATTATTAGGTGGTAATAATCTCTACCAATATGTACCTAATCCTATTCATTGGATTGATCCTTGGGGATGGAGTAGGTATAAACCAAGAGATGAAATTAGTGCACAACCGGGGGCAAGAGGGACGGCAATAAATCGCGCATGGGTGCAAGAGCATGATTTAGTTAAGGCGGGCGGAGGAACAAGAAACTGGACTCCGCAAGAGAGGGAGTTAATATTAAGTTCTAGAAATGGTAGTAAATTAACTAGTATAATGTCGAATGCAGGATATACAGGGCATCATATTAACAGTGTTGAAGGCAATGGAGCATTAGGAAGAAAGTGGCAAGGTGATCCTAGGAATATTGTATTTTTACAAAACTCAAATCATCCTTCTGGCATTGATGAGCACTTGAACTCAAAACAGGGACACCGGGGAAATTATCAAAACAATGGCAAAGGGCGATTGATTGATAGAAAAGCAATGACCCGAGAATTATCAAAATGTTAAAAACATCGAGGAAAAAAATGTTAGAGATTAAAGCATTTGTAAAGTTATTAGATATATTAAAAAAACATGATGATGGCCAGTACTTAGCAAAAAGTAAAAAAGACGTGGATCCATCCTATTTACATAATAACAATTGTCTAATGGAGTTTTATAGTCAATTTGAGCTAAAACATCTCACTATACAGACAGGTGTTTCTTCTATATCGTTTATTGACTATTTAAACTTAAAAGAACGAAATACAAAATACTCTTTTTCAAGCTTGAAAGAACAAGATTATATTGTTTTATCAGAGCAGACAGGAGGAGGTGATCCTATTTTATTCAACTTTTTAGATAATAATAGTACCCCCTCTATTTATGCAGCATATGACGTTTTAGAACCATTCAAAATCGCAAATAATTTTCTTCAATTTATAGAAGCTCTAACAGTGCTTGTTGACATTGTATATAACGAATATGATATATATGAAATATATACAAATGATGATTGTGATGAAATAAAACCGGAATTTTTATCTAAAATAGATATGAAACTTTCTCCAATTTTAGGTGAAAACATTGATGGTTTTATGAGATATTTTTATGGTTAACTAAAAAACTATATCTATTTTCCAACACTGGTAAGTAATGCGCTTATCAAAAGAAGTTCAAAACGGTTTACCTAGTTAACATATCTATGAAAACTTCTTTAACTATGAGTCTGTAGCTCGTATAGATGGAAAACAGATAAAGAAAAAATTACTTCCATACTAGTCTAGCTATGTTGCCCGAACGATTAATTGATACAAAAGTAATGTTATCAGGCAAGCAGAATACTATGTATGGGGTAATAGTAAAACTGAGTGGCATGATAAACGAAGTAATTTTACTCAAAACTTACGTTATCAGGGACAATACTTAGATAGAGAAACAGGTTTACATTATAATACCTTTAGGTATTATGACCCCGATATAGGCAGATTTATTCAGCCTGATCCCATCAGTCTTGTAGGTGGGTTTAACTTATATAGATATTCATCAAATCCTATAAGTTGGATTGATCCTCTAGGTTGGACACCTTTATTACCTACTGAAGGTAATGTAGATACTTATGGGAATCTTAAAGGTCCTGTAGGAGATAGTATAACAGGGGATCATATGCCATCTGCTGCATATATGAGTCAAAAATATGGAATTAGTGCAAAAGATGCTGTAGCAATGAATATGGAGCATTATTATCCATCAAATACGGGTCGACATTCTCAAACTAGAACCTTTAGACAAAAACCATTTCTTAATGAAACCCCTCGACAAGCACTAGCAAGAGATATAAGAGATGCAAGAAAAATATACATGCGTGATGGATTATATGATTCTAAAATGAGAGAATCTTTACAGAAAGTAATTGCCCTAAATAAGGAAAAATTTCCTGATATCTTTAGGAAGCCACCTAGACCAAAACCAAAACCACCAACTAACTGTTAGAGATAATTATGAGTAATAATCTAGTGAGTAAATTAACATCTGCTTCTAAATTAGAAACAGATGAAGATATTGATCTTTTTTTTGATACAATACAGAATATGGCATTATCTAAAAATAGTGAATATATTGCTATTATGTTGTCCTATTTAGATGATAATTTCAATACTTACAATGATGTAATGTCAACCATTATAGGAATGGCAGAAACTTTTCCAGCTCAAGATTATGTGAAGGCAGTTATACAATCAATTAATCCATTAAAAACTAAAGCAGCTGATTGGTTAGAATATATACATACTGGTATTTTTAATACTGAAAGTTATATAGAGATATACAAAAAAACGTTCTGCTCAATACCTGAAAATGAACAATTAATTGTTAAAGATTACTTAACAAACCAGTTCTTAAAAAATAAACATGAAAAAAAGGATGTTGTTGAATATATAATATCTTGCTAGTATCAAAAATAGATAAATAAGGTAATTCTCTATTAGTCAGTTGAGTATAAATTACGAGCAATAATAAAATTGAATAGCACAATAATCGAAATTATTTCACTTGAAACTTATGTTGTCAGGGCCAATACTTAGATAGAGAAACTGGGCTACATTACAATACTTTCAGATATTATGACCCTGATATAGGTAGATTTACTCAACCCGATCCGATAGGATTATTGGGTGGAAATAATCTCTATCAATATGCTCCAAATCCTATTCGTTGGATTGACCCTCTTGGTTGGGTTGGTGAAACAACACCAGGATATCATGTATATGGCTTATATGATAAAGGTTCGGACAAGCCATATTATATTGGTATAACAAATGATTTAAAAAGACGTGCTTGAGAGCACTATAAGGCTTACTGTAAACATCAGGCTGGAGTGAATAAAATTTCATAATAAAAAAGCCTAGTTAGCTGATCTAACTAGGCTTTATATATGGAGGCCGGGGTCGGAATCGAACCGGCATAGACGGATTTGCAATCCGCTGCATAAGCCATTCTGCCACCCGGCCATAGAGGTTGGCTATTTTATGTTGCTAGTGTTTTATTGTCAAATCATTTCCGTAATTTTTTATAGCGTTTCCATATCTATTAACGTTCTAACGAATCAACCTCTTACCCTTTTTTAATATAAACAGCTC
Coding sequences within it:
- the tssI gene encoding type VI secretion system tip protein TssI/VgrG, with translation MFNLSNESHFTLTVGGLENTGLQVLAFEGKEVISKPYQFEVTLVNKNIRFDITKLLSRSAYLAFTPDRKSGVHGVIMSVQRGAIGHDYAEYRVILAPRFSHLEKRTNQRIFQHKTVPQIISQTLNEYGIVEGAQHEFRVKEEYPERDYCVQYDETDAHFIQRLCQEEGIFYYFQHDENNHFMIFGDSNPVFTTLQNAIRYASGTGFVADDPVIKAFNVNLTSKTKRATWRDYNYTNTKIPEGQAEGAQSAKANGATEPDVEFYDYPGRFMDNARGKQLAQIEIERLRTEQVLAQGYSDVPTLHIGHYFILEGHPSLDATDPWLINTIVHQGKQPQVTEALGGEHNAHLARAFSSDLTVSFPEGDFHQGYRNTFTATPKDVPWRPPLDYPKARIYGSQTAKVVGPKGEEIYCDKYGSVKVQFPWDREGQFDENSSCWVRVGSSWAHKGYGTFTIPRINMEVLITYLEGDPDQPVITGCINNGVNTQAESMPANKTKTGFKTNSSPGGGGSNEFTLEDKKGEELVFIHAQKDMTSVIENNETMRVGVNRVKTIGQDEVATMGRNRLRVVKENDTLKVGVNKNDHIADTYYVGVGTHLKLECGKTVVELHANGKLNITCEEFNITAKQTGKINTIESVLDLNMVGKAAALDAVGVDNQTIKKDVDSHFGGGSGGQEGSTVEQDQQTANIHQSQLNEAGVTESSSKPPANSNTLPPTANLLPATIPATVADAPKEVNLSSMQGAFDQLWGNSFPGGKSQEFGGTFVKDTTTGEYSIINTKGGTTGSFAPDLNVPTGKEVAGIFHTHPYDATEGGYTGVSLSGGDAGYLINQKHSIMVAQSGTDQFMYMRTAATPTSIDAIKLNNDQNTRMGELIATGKSFSEASKQAAQETAKMQGLAYYEGSGGKFTLVSP
- a CDS encoding RHS repeat-associated core domain-containing protein, yielding MADKVKAARKLDPIIHTSVWAEIFSAVAQAVVYAAATAALVAAAPCALVAAVGATAVAVGAGLMLGAATSLIPVGDKSIAEHLSDGCDAVGDFLFPPEEKGVIAEGSFDTNTNSLKSARAAGYQIEDVPDEKPQKPGALETLGGLLVGLTPYGWYQQIDTIVNPPMVAQANPGTEPAPNDKVLCQRHPPMPEQYIAEGSREVFINSQPAARDSERTTCDATINKDAPAPNVKISTDVRMGGDSIIVRDIHSGKNKIGQIAGIIIGILISRRFAGRRCAGNPVSVSTGAKIQNGEEDLDFSLPGMIPITWQRSYSTENIATNGLFGAGWSVFYEVAIERVPHPEGGDLSVYINQDSERLELGRLKTGDNFVSILDGLSFFELGAGITAVEDINTGLYQIFEVDPTNAKRSRLVRLGDRNQNQLNLFYDEQGRLEFLKDPFNNLTIGLNYQGKHQQRVTSIERLYFNKTNLELIENAELLVSYDYTEAGDLSEVKDPVGQVIRRFTYNKERYMTSHTLPTGATRYYEWSFFEVPEKRPQPTLADGTPYTLPPLLEPQATHEWRVVRHWGDEGEEYSFQYDLEKGETRVIDNIGREDIYQWGALYEVTKHIDPLGNCWCHEMVAGQLQKMTDPQGGEWSYSYDEIGRLIETKDPLGRSEHTTFMEHWALPLVITDIAGNKTFFKYDDKGNLLSEKDPLGYKTAYQYDLQGRVVRITDAINKNKYLFWNEYSQLIKYRDCSNSESHYHYDKRGYLTESINARGETIQYHYNNCGYLVQTTLPDGRVEKYLRNKIGLLTSYIDPADKSTSYQYDLSGRVIGRQDAQGRLVRFAYDPYGRLANLTNENNESYSFEWDALDRLTVQHELDGGARCYHYNAVDDVIGVDYLPSPIDEQKKLKFKAANDEQGLAVENLESIPIRHRLERDILGRLIKKFTDDGVTQYNYNKLDQITAITFTDKQGNKQSLNYNYDKLGQLIEEVNTAGSLKYSYDELGNIEQITLPDNRQLNHLYYGSGHLHQINLNGLVVTDFERDSLHQEVLRTQGRLHTRTRYDSSGRLAQKQIHYHNGPREQVPLLQKEYQYDASDNLIIQRLTQTQRVKPFTATKQTEQADQLSQKIAKEPSYTQQVNNSEDIIGRFYAFNAANDDNASRVMQLSNIGKSHQLTQYYNYDSTGRIQQSYQRTEQGQSTNYETLQYDAAANLLSPEATQGYIKYNRIHVYQDKRYSYDRFGRLAEKRIAQHTVQQFKYDAEHRIIEIKQTERGQSKYIKFKYDLLGRRIEKATYLESNLQQPIAKTEFQWQGMRLLKEIQNGLPSLYIYESLFSYEPLARIDGEIDKEKINYFHTSLAGLPEQLTDIHGNTIWQADYEVWGNSKTEWHDNRSNFTQNLRYQGQYLDRETGLHYNTFRYYDPDVGRFTQPDPIGLLGGNNLYQYVPNPIHWIDPWGWSRYKPRDEISAQPGARGTAINRAWVQEHDLVKAGGGTRNWTPQERELILSSRNGSKLTSIMSNAGYTGHHINSVEGNGALGRKWQGDPRNIVFLQNSNHPSGIDEHLNSKQGHRGNYQNNGKGRLIDRKAMTRELSKC
- a CDS encoding Imm30 family immunity protein, translated to MSNNLVSKLTSASKLETDEDIDLFFDTIQNMALSKNSEYIAIMLSYLDDNFNTYNDVMSTIIGMAETFPAQDYVKAVIQSINPLKTKAADWLEYIHTGIFNTESYIEIYKKTFCSIPENEQLIVKDYLTNQFLKNKHEKKDVVEYIISC
- a CDS encoding DcrB-related protein; its protein translation is MNYITNELLIGLPNDSPQDMSLNMLWFKDRGTNLVIARGDIEPNNTLENTYKNQLKKLSQQVKVIKCTDPKESVAGTAKDIKGYEIMTDFIRGPEHSYQYQFVCQIPATQRMLAITYSKTSPLTEQDTAHWQEIKDNLSFA